A single window of Bacteroidales bacterium DNA harbors:
- the xerD gene encoding site-specific tyrosine recombinase XerD, whose protein sequence is MGSWESYIKGYKAYLQLEKSLSKNSVEAYLHDIEKLQHYIGFVAADVSPAQVTNDHLKDFLNQINEIGLEARSQARILSGLKGFYKYLLLENAIAKDPTELIESPKIGRKLPETLTVEEIDRMIEAIDMSKPAGHRNKALIETMYACGLRVSESVNLRITDLYFNEGFIRVTGKGDKERLIPIGQSAIKFIAIYQEETRRHQTVVKEAKDILFLNKRGGKLSRVMVFKIIKDLAAKCGIQKTISPHTLRHSFATHLVERGADLRAVQEMLGHESITTTEIYTHLDRRYLRDTIISYHPRYK, encoded by the coding sequence ATGGGATCCTGGGAATCGTATATCAAAGGATACAAGGCGTACCTGCAGCTGGAAAAGTCGCTTTCAAAAAATTCGGTGGAAGCGTATCTGCACGACATTGAAAAGCTGCAGCACTATATCGGTTTTGTCGCTGCCGATGTTTCACCAGCACAGGTCACCAACGACCATTTGAAAGATTTTCTGAACCAGATCAATGAAATAGGGTTGGAAGCCAGGAGTCAGGCACGGATCCTGTCGGGCCTCAAAGGATTTTACAAATACCTGCTTCTGGAGAACGCAATCGCAAAAGATCCCACCGAACTGATCGAATCGCCAAAGATCGGGCGCAAGCTTCCCGAAACACTTACGGTGGAGGAGATCGACCGGATGATCGAGGCCATTGATATGAGCAAACCGGCCGGCCACCGCAACAAAGCACTGATTGAGACGATGTACGCCTGCGGATTGCGGGTCTCCGAATCGGTCAACCTCCGCATCACTGACCTTTACTTCAACGAGGGATTTATCCGTGTCACAGGGAAGGGCGACAAGGAAAGGCTGATCCCCATCGGGCAGTCGGCCATCAAGTTCATTGCGATCTACCAGGAAGAGACCCGCCGCCATCAAACGGTGGTGAAAGAAGCGAAAGATATCCTGTTTCTGAACAAGCGGGGCGGCAAACTGTCGAGGGTCATGGTCTTCAAGATCATCAAGGACCTGGCGGCGAAATGCGGAATTCAGAAGACCATCAGTCCCCACACCCTGCGCCATTCCTTTGCCACCCACCTGGTGGAAAGGGGAGCTGATCTGCGGGCCGTGCAGGAGATGCTGGGGCACGAATCCATCACGACGACCGAGATCTATACCCACCTCGACCGCAGGTATCTGCGGGACACGATCATCAGTTACCATCCAAGGTATAAATAG
- the rpmG gene encoding 50S ribosomal protein L33 — translation MAKKSKDARIQVIMECTEHKNSGLPGTSRYITTKNKKNTPERLELKKYNPILKRVTVHKEIK, via the coding sequence ATGGCGAAGAAGTCAAAAGATGCCCGCATCCAGGTGATCATGGAATGCACCGAGCATAAGAACAGTGGTCTGCCTGGAACGTCAAGGTACATTACGACCAAGAACAAAAAGAACACACCCGAGCGGCTGGAACTGAAAAAGTACAATCCCATTCTCAAGCGGGTAACCGTACATAAGGAAATTAAATAA
- a CDS encoding DUF4295 domain-containing protein: MAKKVVATLKTSTGKDFARVIRMVKSPKSGAYSFKESIVPNDQVKEFLSEK; this comes from the coding sequence ATGGCAAAGAAAGTTGTTGCAACACTGAAAACATCCACCGGCAAGGATTTTGCCAGGGTGATCCGGATGGTGAAATCTCCCAAGTCGGGCGCATATAGTTTTAAGGAAAGCATTGTCCCCAACGACCAGGTAAAGGAATTCCTTTCAGAGAAATGA
- the ftsY gene encoding signal recognition particle-docking protein FtsY, with amino-acid sequence MGIFSIFNKEKKQQLDQGLSKTKESVFSRISKAIVGKSKVDDDVLDNLEEILVTSDVGVDTTLRIIDRIQDRIARDKYVGTAELNTILKEEVAGLLAENESRRFTDFSIPSADLPYVILVVGVNGVGKTTTIGKLAYQYKKSGYKVLLGAADTYRAAAIDQLRIWSERVGVPMVSQQMGSDPASVAFDTLSSAVAQQKEVVIIDTAGRLHNKAHLMNELGKIKRVMQKVVATAPQEVLLILDASTGQNAYEQARQFTEVTDVNALAITKLDGTAKGGVVIGISDQFRVPVKYIGIGEQLEDLQIFNREEFVDSLFK; translated from the coding sequence ATGGGTATTTTCTCCATTTTCAATAAGGAAAAAAAACAGCAACTCGACCAGGGTCTATCCAAGACCAAGGAAAGCGTCTTTTCCAGGATATCCAAGGCGATCGTGGGCAAATCCAAGGTGGATGACGATGTGCTGGACAACCTGGAAGAGATCCTGGTAACATCCGATGTGGGAGTGGATACCACGCTGCGGATCATCGACAGGATCCAGGATCGGATCGCACGGGATAAGTATGTCGGCACCGCTGAGCTGAACACGATCCTGAAGGAGGAAGTCGCCGGACTTTTGGCAGAGAACGAGTCGCGGCGGTTTACGGATTTTTCCATTCCATCCGCCGACCTACCCTATGTCATCCTGGTGGTGGGGGTCAATGGTGTCGGGAAAACGACAACCATCGGTAAGCTGGCCTACCAGTACAAAAAGAGCGGTTACAAGGTGTTGCTGGGCGCAGCCGATACTTACCGTGCTGCAGCCATCGACCAGCTCAGGATCTGGTCAGAAAGGGTAGGGGTGCCGATGGTTAGCCAGCAGATGGGCTCCGACCCGGCATCTGTAGCCTTCGACACCCTTTCGTCGGCCGTTGCGCAGCAGAAAGAGGTGGTGATCATCGATACGGCCGGCAGGCTGCACAACAAGGCACACCTGATGAACGAGCTGGGCAAGATCAAGCGCGTGATGCAGAAAGTGGTCGCCACGGCCCCCCAGGAAGTCCTGCTGATCCTGGATGCGTCCACGGGACAGAATGCTTATGAACAGGCCAGGCAGTTCACGGAGGTCACGGATGTCAATGCACTGGCTATCACTAAGCTCGACGGAACCGCCAAAGGTGGCGTGGTCATCGGCATCTCAGATCAGTTCAGGGTTCCGGTGAAATATATCGGCATCGGGGAGCAGCTGGAGGATCTGCAGATCTTTAACCGGGAAGAGTTTGTAGATTCGCTGTTTAAATAG
- the cysQ gene encoding 3'(2'),5'-bisphosphate nucleotidase CysQ — protein sequence MDKSYIKYLNVALTATLKAGAAILDIYRQGDFQVEMKADCSPLTLADRRSHQIITDHLRRTDLPVLSEEGKEIPYGTRKNWELFWLVDPLDGTKEFISRNGEFTVNIALIHQQNPVAGLIFAPVPDLLYAGIAGKGSYRMTNASGAPAGFDLDHFQQQAEALPLVQPGKKFTTVASRSHSNEKTQTFLEALRREHGEIEIKSGGSSLKFCLIAEGSADVYPRFGPTCEWDTGAGQAIVEAAGGRVCEAGSGKYMLYNKQNLLNPGFITYGSR from the coding sequence ATGGATAAGTCATACATTAAATACCTCAATGTCGCCCTGACTGCCACCCTGAAGGCAGGGGCGGCCATCCTTGACATCTACCGGCAAGGTGACTTCCAGGTGGAGATGAAAGCCGATTGCAGCCCGCTCACCCTGGCAGACCGCAGATCACATCAAATCATCACGGATCATCTCCGGCGGACCGACCTTCCGGTCCTGAGCGAGGAAGGGAAAGAGATCCCTTATGGGACCAGAAAAAACTGGGAACTTTTCTGGCTGGTCGATCCACTCGACGGCACAAAGGAATTCATCAGCCGGAACGGGGAGTTCACCGTAAACATTGCGCTGATTCACCAACAGAATCCTGTTGCAGGCCTTATCTTCGCCCCCGTGCCGGACCTCCTTTACGCTGGCATTGCAGGCAAAGGAAGTTACAGGATGACGAATGCGTCCGGAGCGCCTGCCGGATTTGACCTGGACCATTTTCAACAGCAAGCTGAAGCGCTGCCACTGGTGCAGCCCGGTAAAAAATTCACTACAGTTGCCAGCCGCTCCCACTCGAACGAAAAGACTCAGACATTCCTTGAAGCTCTGCGAAGGGAACACGGTGAAATTGAAATAAAATCAGGAGGAAGCTCGCTGAAATTCTGCCTGATAGCCGAAGGCTCCGCCGATGTCTATCCACGGTTTGGTCCGACTTGCGAGTGGGATACCGGTGCGGGACAGGCGATCGTTGAGGCGGCGGGCGGACGGGTCTGTGAGGCAGGGAGCGGAAAATACATGCTCTATAATAAGCAGAATCTATTAAATCCGGGTTTTATTACGTATGGGAGCCGGTAG
- the uvrB gene encoding excinuclease ABC subunit UvrB: protein MLFRLTSEFDPTGDQPEAIQQLLEGLERGDPFQTLLGVTGSGKTFTIANVIARIQRPTLILSHNKTLAAQLYGEFKQFFPDNAVEYFVSYYDYYQPEAYLPVTNTYIEKDLSINDEIEKLRLSASSSLLSGRRDVIVVSSVSCIYGIGNPDDFSSNVIYIQVGEKTERNRFLHNLVDALYARTEVDFHRGTFRVKGDTVDIFPAYADYAFRVVFWGDEIEAIESFNPVTGQGIDSFESKTVFPANIFITSKEKMKEALFEIQQDLFRQADYFRENGRPLEAKRLEDRVTYDIEMMRELGYCSGIENYSRYFDGREPGTRPFCLLDYFPDDFLVVIDESHATIPQIRAMYGGDRSRKQALVEYGFRLPSAMDNRPLKFDEFEALLSQVIFVSATPSDYELNMSEGVLVEQLIRPTGLLDPTIEIRPSLNQIDDLLEEIDLTIRQGDRVLVTTLTKRMAEELTKYLLKMNIKCRYIHSEVQTLDRVEIMRDLRLGAFDVLVGVNLLREGLDLPEVSLVAILDADKEGFLRSARSLTQTAGRAARHLNSRVIMYADTVTDSMKKTIEETERRREKQLRYNEENHITPRQIVKSTQSILGQTAVMDVSGKLSRAYVEKEYADAAADPVISYMDEGQIRKAIDKARKSMEAAVKELDFIAAAKYRDEVFALEERLKGEKAQG, encoded by the coding sequence ATGCTATTCCGTCTGACTTCCGAATTTGATCCCACCGGCGATCAGCCTGAGGCCATACAGCAGCTTTTAGAGGGGCTTGAGCGCGGAGATCCCTTTCAGACACTGCTCGGTGTGACCGGTTCAGGGAAAACATTCACCATCGCCAATGTCATCGCCAGGATCCAGCGGCCCACGTTGATCCTCAGCCATAACAAAACCCTCGCGGCGCAGCTTTACGGTGAATTCAAACAGTTCTTCCCGGATAATGCAGTAGAGTATTTCGTTTCGTACTACGACTATTACCAGCCTGAAGCTTACCTTCCCGTTACGAACACCTACATCGAGAAAGACCTCTCCATCAACGACGAAATCGAGAAACTGCGCCTGAGCGCCTCATCCTCCCTCCTTTCGGGACGCAGGGATGTCATCGTGGTGTCGTCCGTTTCCTGCATCTATGGCATCGGCAATCCGGATGACTTTTCGTCCAATGTCATCTACATCCAGGTTGGTGAAAAAACAGAACGAAACCGGTTCCTGCACAACCTGGTCGATGCGCTGTACGCACGCACCGAGGTGGATTTCCACAGGGGCACCTTCCGGGTAAAGGGCGATACGGTCGACATCTTTCCCGCCTACGCGGATTACGCGTTCCGGGTGGTATTCTGGGGCGACGAGATCGAAGCCATCGAATCGTTCAATCCGGTGACAGGGCAGGGGATCGACAGCTTTGAAAGCAAGACCGTGTTCCCTGCCAATATCTTCATCACCTCCAAGGAAAAAATGAAGGAGGCCCTTTTTGAAATCCAGCAGGATCTGTTCAGGCAGGCGGACTACTTCAGGGAAAATGGCCGGCCCCTTGAAGCCAAGCGGCTGGAAGACAGGGTCACCTATGATATTGAAATGATGCGGGAACTGGGGTACTGCTCAGGTATCGAGAACTATTCGCGGTACTTTGACGGGCGCGAGCCGGGAACCCGCCCATTCTGCCTTCTGGATTATTTCCCCGACGATTTCCTGGTGGTCATTGACGAAAGCCACGCCACCATTCCGCAGATCAGAGCCATGTATGGCGGCGATCGCAGCAGAAAACAGGCCCTTGTGGAATATGGCTTCCGTCTGCCGTCGGCCATGGACAACCGGCCCCTGAAATTCGATGAGTTTGAGGCCCTCCTGAGCCAGGTGATCTTTGTCTCAGCGACACCCTCGGATTATGAACTCAATATGAGCGAGGGCGTTCTGGTTGAACAACTGATCCGTCCAACCGGGTTGCTTGACCCAACCATTGAGATCCGTCCCAGCCTCAACCAGATCGACGACCTGTTGGAAGAGATCGACCTGACCATCAGGCAGGGTGACCGCGTGTTGGTGACCACCCTGACCAAACGAATGGCCGAGGAGCTGACCAAATACCTCCTGAAGATGAACATCAAATGCAGGTATATCCACTCCGAAGTCCAAACCCTCGACAGGGTGGAGATCATGCGTGACCTGCGCCTGGGGGCCTTTGATGTGCTGGTGGGCGTGAATCTGCTGCGCGAAGGACTGGATCTCCCTGAGGTGTCGCTGGTGGCCATCCTGGATGCCGACAAGGAAGGATTCCTGCGGTCGGCCCGATCCCTGACCCAAACGGCAGGAAGGGCAGCACGTCACCTGAACAGCAGGGTCATCATGTATGCAGATACGGTGACCGACTCGATGAAAAAAACCATCGAAGAAACCGAACGCAGACGCGAAAAGCAGCTGAGATACAACGAGGAGAACCATATCACACCGCGGCAGATCGTTAAATCCACCCAATCCATCCTTGGCCAGACTGCCGTAATGGATGTGAGCGGGAAATTATCCAGGGCTTATGTCGAAAAGGAATATGCGGATGCTGCCGCCGATCCGGTCATCAGCTATATGGATGAAGGCCAGATCCGGAAGGCCATTGACAAGGCCCGCAAATCGATGGAAGCCGCGGTGAAGGAACTGGATTTCATCGCCGCAGCCAAATACAGGGATGAGGTTTTCGCGCTGGAGGAGCGATTGAAGGGGGAAAAAGCCCAGGGCTAA
- a CDS encoding endonuclease/exonuclease/phosphatase family protein: protein MTRQKKQHKKKGVLKGLLLSINLVLVLALLVAYAAPFINPEKLWVPAFFGLAFPYLALLNGLFVLIWMIAGKWQLLISLITLLAGIPQHALYVRFEHKCTVDPVRSEVKILSFNTHNLTENPLPASDNPSKVAIYDFLDLADAQLVCLQEFTTTGAGHLDEIKALGKRMELPYHYLCNYYKSNPKKTNGLITYSRYPVLNTGTLRDNRNKAFSIYTDILIERDTVRIYNVHLESVHFQREDYDLVKDITTPGRTDQNIRKRSVTLLKKMREAFQRKVGQVGLLRDHMDLCPYPILLCGDLNVTPTSYTYRQIKKGMKDMFCECGQGFARTFRNSILIPLRIDFIITDRSFSCCGYKTEKFSISDHFPISVRVFIPEGNRSGK, encoded by the coding sequence GTGACCAGGCAAAAAAAACAGCATAAAAAAAAGGGAGTGCTGAAAGGACTTCTCCTCTCCATCAATCTGGTTCTTGTTCTTGCTTTACTGGTCGCATACGCAGCTCCCTTCATCAATCCTGAGAAATTATGGGTCCCTGCCTTTTTCGGACTGGCTTTCCCCTACCTGGCACTGCTCAATGGACTTTTTGTTCTGATCTGGATGATCGCAGGAAAATGGCAGCTTCTGATCTCACTGATCACCCTCCTTGCCGGAATCCCGCAACACGCACTCTATGTCCGGTTCGAGCATAAATGCACGGTTGACCCGGTCAGGTCGGAAGTTAAAATACTGTCTTTCAACACCCATAACCTGACGGAGAATCCACTTCCCGCATCCGACAATCCTTCCAAGGTGGCCATTTATGATTTTCTGGACCTGGCCGATGCCCAGCTGGTGTGTCTTCAGGAATTTACGACAACAGGAGCAGGTCACCTGGATGAGATCAAGGCGCTCGGCAAACGCATGGAACTGCCTTACCATTACCTGTGCAACTATTATAAAAGCAATCCCAAAAAAACAAACGGATTGATCACCTACTCGCGCTATCCGGTCTTAAACACCGGAACCCTGCGCGATAACAGGAACAAGGCTTTTTCCATCTATACCGACATCCTGATCGAAAGGGATACCGTACGGATCTACAACGTCCACCTTGAGTCGGTCCATTTTCAGCGTGAAGATTATGACCTCGTAAAAGACATCACGACACCCGGCCGGACTGACCAGAATATCAGGAAGCGATCCGTCACCCTTTTAAAAAAGATGAGAGAGGCCTTTCAGAGAAAAGTAGGACAGGTCGGGCTTTTGAGGGACCATATGGACCTTTGTCCCTATCCGATCCTGTTATGCGGTGACCTCAATGTCACGCCAACCTCCTATACATACAGGCAGATCAAAAAGGGAATGAAAGACATGTTCTGCGAATGCGGGCAGGGATTTGCCCGAACGTTCCGGAATTCCATCCTCATACCCCTGCGGATCGACTTCATCATCACCGACAGGTCATTTTCCTGCTGTGGTTATAAAACGGAAAAATTTTCCATTTCGGACCATTTTCCCATTTCCGTTCGGGTTTTTATCCCTGAGGGAAATCGTTCCGGCAAATAA
- a CDS encoding rhomboid family intramembrane serine protease → MPAPYSSPFDSIRTFFKRRSALSTLIIINVVVFIAVNLVNLFLWLFTITVEMEGITGATRITRWLAVPSHLDALLQKPWTLFTYMFTQENFMHILLNMVMLYFGGRIFLEYLDEKRLVNTYVWGGLVGALFYIAAFNIFPVFRDSVVLSVALGSSASVLAILIAIATFVPDYSVNLLLLGRIKLRYIAILFVVLDILSINRGNPGGHIAHLGGAFWGYLSIILLKKGHPNPLLINWYGIRNMTRWFRRGPRVTYYHKKTGSGRQEAGGGRPVTDEEYNRMRAEKQKRIDIILEKISRSGYDSLSREEKELLFKASNKDQ, encoded by the coding sequence ATGCCTGCTCCTTATTCTTCCCCCTTTGATTCGATCAGGACCTTCTTTAAAAGAAGGTCCGCACTGTCGACCCTGATCATCATCAATGTTGTGGTTTTCATTGCGGTGAACCTGGTCAACCTTTTTCTATGGCTGTTCACCATAACCGTTGAAATGGAAGGGATCACCGGGGCAACACGGATCACGCGCTGGCTGGCCGTTCCCTCGCACCTGGATGCCCTGCTGCAGAAACCGTGGACCCTCTTCACCTATATGTTCACGCAGGAAAACTTCATGCACATCCTCCTGAACATGGTGATGCTTTATTTCGGAGGCCGTATCTTTCTGGAATACCTTGACGAAAAACGGCTCGTGAACACCTATGTCTGGGGCGGCCTCGTCGGAGCCTTATTTTACATTGCGGCCTTCAACATCTTTCCGGTTTTCCGCGACAGCGTTGTTCTCTCGGTGGCATTGGGATCCTCCGCATCGGTCCTTGCCATTTTAATTGCCATCGCCACCTTTGTGCCAGACTACAGTGTCAACTTATTGCTTCTTGGAAGGATAAAGCTCAGATACATCGCCATCCTTTTTGTCGTGCTGGATATACTGAGCATCAACCGGGGCAATCCCGGCGGGCATATTGCCCATCTCGGAGGAGCATTCTGGGGCTATCTTTCCATCATCCTCCTCAAAAAAGGACATCCGAATCCCCTCCTGATCAACTGGTACGGGATAAGGAACATGACAAGGTGGTTCAGGAGGGGACCAAGAGTAACGTATTACCATAAAAAGACGGGAAGCGGGAGGCAGGAGGCAGGAGGCGGTAGGCCGGTGACCGATGAGGAATACAACCGTATGCGCGCGGAAAAACAAAAAAGGATCGACATAATTTTGGAAAAGATTTCCCGTTCAGGATACGATAGCCTCTCCAGGGAAGAAAAAGAACTTCTTTTCAAGGCAAGCAATAAAGATCAGTGA
- a CDS encoding rhomboid family intramembrane serine protease — MAYEQYRPTGFRVLPPVVKNLIIINVLMFMGTYAVGYAFDINLVDYLGLHYVQSEKFNPFQFISYMFMHGGFSHIFFNMFALWMFGNVLENVWGGKRFLTYYMVTGIGAALIQTFVTWLGFNGIDRDVSNYLVSPGPDAFVAFVNEHFPLYYNQISGFVSSWNANPADGAMVQNSIQYIHELIQLKMDIPTVGASGAIFGVLLAFGMMFPNSLLYVFFAIPVKAKYFVMAYGALEIYLGIANNPGDNVAHFAHLGGMVFGFFLIKYWNKRIRYR, encoded by the coding sequence ATGGCATACGAACAATACCGGCCAACGGGTTTCAGAGTCCTGCCGCCCGTCGTAAAGAACCTGATCATCATCAATGTGCTGATGTTCATGGGCACCTACGCCGTGGGTTATGCCTTCGACATCAATCTGGTCGATTATCTTGGCCTCCATTATGTTCAGTCGGAAAAGTTCAATCCCTTTCAGTTCATCAGTTACATGTTCATGCACGGGGGATTTTCGCATATTTTCTTTAATATGTTTGCCCTGTGGATGTTTGGCAACGTGCTTGAAAATGTCTGGGGAGGAAAGCGCTTTCTCACCTATTACATGGTGACAGGCATTGGAGCTGCGCTGATTCAGACCTTCGTCACCTGGCTTGGATTCAACGGAATTGACCGGGATGTCAGCAACTATTTAGTGTCACCGGGGCCAGACGCATTTGTTGCTTTTGTCAATGAGCACTTTCCGCTCTACTACAATCAGATCAGCGGATTTGTTTCGTCCTGGAATGCGAACCCTGCTGATGGCGCAATGGTCCAGAATTCCATCCAATACATTCACGAACTGATCCAGTTGAAAATGGACATTCCCACCGTTGGCGCGTCCGGTGCCATTTTCGGGGTTCTTCTGGCTTTCGGCATGATGTTTCCCAATTCCCTCCTCTACGTCTTTTTCGCCATACCCGTCAAGGCAAAGTATTTCGTGATGGCTTACGGAGCACTGGAAATCTATCTCGGCATTGCCAATAATCCAGGTGACAATGTGGCACATTTTGCCCACCTGGGTGGAATGGTCTTCGGATTTTTCCTGATCAAATATTGGAACAAACGTATCCGGTACCGATAA
- the mutL gene encoding DNA mismatch repair endonuclease MutL has protein sequence MPDIIQLLPDGVANQIAAGEVIQRPSSALKEILENSIDAGATDIQVIIRDSGRTLIQVTDNGCGMSPTDARMCFERHATSKIRDANDLFAIRTMGFRGEALASIAAVAQVELKTKRVEDETGTCILIEGSRVKEQALCAMGNGTSVAVKNLFFNVPARRKFLKSDAVELRNLMEEFQRAAIAHPEIILSFYQDNRITYRLPVSNLKTRLVNIFGSPYNERLVPVKEDTELIRIGGFIGKPQFARKTRGEQYFFVNRRYIRHPYLHHAVDEAYAELIPDESFPSYFIMLEVAPETIDVNIHPTKIEVNFLHQQVIYSVLKAAVKKALGIHNLTPSLDFEQEQSLPFTSAPSGGAIKQPGITINPDYNPFNRPSPAETAPGTFQKQDTRNWEQLYQQQDQETDDIRRTLQIQDQFIVSSIKSGLLVMDQQVAHERILFERYLYLFSQQKAVSQQLLYPQTLHLSPQDFELIHSLLAEIRHIGFEISEFGRNMFVITGVPAGMGSQNIEELIEAVLENFKKNKDDLVQDKKINFARSLSRQQAVRAGKKLSKEEMNNLIDELFACDVPEIGPDGKKTYITLSFDELSRRFK, from the coding sequence ATGCCCGATATCATTCAACTGCTACCCGACGGCGTTGCCAACCAGATTGCAGCAGGGGAAGTCATCCAGCGACCGTCATCGGCCCTGAAAGAAATCCTTGAAAACAGCATTGATGCCGGCGCGACGGACATTCAGGTCATCATCCGTGATTCGGGCCGGACACTGATACAGGTGACCGATAACGGGTGCGGAATGAGTCCCACGGATGCCCGAATGTGCTTTGAACGGCACGCCACTTCGAAGATCCGGGATGCGAATGACCTGTTTGCCATTCGGACCATGGGATTCCGGGGTGAAGCCCTGGCCTCCATCGCCGCAGTCGCCCAGGTGGAACTGAAGACCAAGCGGGTGGAAGACGAAACCGGAACCTGCATCCTGATCGAAGGGTCCCGCGTGAAGGAACAGGCCCTGTGCGCGATGGGCAACGGCACCTCCGTCGCGGTGAAGAACCTGTTCTTTAATGTACCGGCCCGGCGAAAATTCCTGAAATCAGATGCAGTGGAGCTGAGGAACCTGATGGAGGAATTTCAGCGCGCTGCCATCGCACACCCGGAAATCATCCTTTCTTTCTATCAGGATAACAGGATCACCTACAGGTTGCCGGTTTCCAACCTCAAAACCAGGCTGGTCAACATTTTTGGGTCCCCTTACAATGAACGCCTTGTGCCGGTGAAGGAAGACACCGAACTGATCCGGATCGGGGGCTTCATCGGGAAGCCGCAGTTTGCCAGGAAAACCCGGGGAGAACAGTACTTTTTCGTCAACCGCCGCTATATCCGGCACCCCTATCTTCATCACGCCGTTGATGAAGCCTACGCGGAACTGATCCCCGATGAATCATTCCCTTCGTATTTCATAATGCTGGAAGTTGCTCCGGAGACCATTGATGTGAACATCCACCCCACCAAGATCGAGGTCAATTTCCTGCACCAGCAGGTGATCTATTCCGTTTTGAAGGCTGCAGTCAAAAAAGCACTGGGCATCCATAACCTCACACCATCACTCGATTTTGAACAAGAACAAAGCCTGCCGTTTACCTCCGCACCATCCGGAGGTGCGATCAAACAACCCGGGATCACCATCAACCCGGATTATAATCCTTTTAACAGGCCATCGCCGGCCGAAACGGCACCGGGCACTTTTCAAAAGCAGGACACACGTAACTGGGAGCAGCTCTATCAGCAGCAGGACCAGGAAACCGACGACATCAGAAGGACGTTGCAGATTCAGGACCAGTTCATCGTAAGCAGCATAAAATCCGGTCTGCTGGTCATGGACCAGCAGGTAGCTCACGAACGGATTCTTTTTGAGCGTTACCTGTACCTCTTTTCTCAGCAAAAAGCTGTATCCCAGCAACTTCTGTATCCCCAAACCCTGCACCTGTCACCCCAGGACTTTGAGTTGATCCATTCCCTCCTGGCCGAGATCCGGCATATTGGCTTTGAGATCAGCGAGTTTGGAAGGAACATGTTCGTGATCACCGGCGTACCGGCAGGCATGGGAAGTCAGAACATAGAAGAGCTGATTGAAGCCGTACTGGAAAATTTCAAAAAAAATAAAGACGACCTGGTACAGGATAAAAAGATTAATTTTGCTCGCTCCTTATCACGGCAGCAGGCAGTGAGGGCAGGGAAAAAACTTTCAAAGGAAGAAATGAACAATCTGATCGACGAGTTGTTTGCCTGTGATGTACCGGAGATAGGACCTGACGGGAAAAAGACCTACATCACACTGAGCTTTGATGAGCTCTCCCGGCGATTCAAATAA